From the Deltaproteobacteria bacterium genome, one window contains:
- a CDS encoding NAD(P)-dependent oxidoreductase, translating to MTTLITGAGLVGTSFAQSAVRREVPLVFYDAQPQGDFLKRKLPGADVAFVQGDILDLPALLHTMAKHRVDTVVHTAGLIGNKVAESPYTGVRINVMGTINVLEAVRLAGVRRLVHISSLSVYDQRRKCPAPLREDFPRGNGRLYDNTKVAKELMVEAYQGLHGFEVIALRLAKLYGLGRFRGGSSGGRLIQTLVESALCGQVARVPRPLTTDFEYVYAKDVGRAVDIAATIPLPAQTHFNIGSGEVLTFVALVAAIKGVLPTLEVEILPGPPPPLQVKQPMDHALARNVLGWEPQYTVEEAFKDFVADLE from the coding sequence GTGACCACGCTGATTACCGGCGCCGGACTCGTGGGAACGTCCTTCGCGCAGTCTGCCGTGCGCAGGGAAGTCCCGCTGGTCTTCTATGATGCGCAACCCCAGGGCGACTTCCTCAAGCGAAAACTGCCCGGCGCGGACGTCGCATTCGTCCAGGGCGACATCCTCGATCTGCCGGCGCTGCTTCACACCATGGCGAAGCATCGGGTGGACACCGTGGTCCACACCGCCGGACTGATCGGCAACAAGGTCGCGGAGTCCCCCTACACGGGTGTCCGCATCAACGTCATGGGGACCATCAACGTCCTTGAGGCCGTCAGGTTGGCAGGTGTGCGGCGTCTGGTGCACATCAGCTCGCTGAGCGTCTACGACCAGCGCCGCAAGTGTCCCGCGCCGTTGCGTGAGGACTTTCCCCGGGGCAACGGCAGGCTCTACGACAACACCAAGGTGGCCAAGGAGTTGATGGTGGAGGCCTACCAGGGCCTCCACGGTTTCGAGGTGATCGCCCTGCGCCTGGCGAAGCTCTACGGGCTCGGCCGCTTCCGCGGCGGCTCCTCCGGCGGCCGCCTCATCCAGACCCTCGTGGAGTCCGCCCTGTGCGGTCAGGTCGCGCGCGTACCTCGACCCCTGACCACGGACTTCGAGTACGTTTACGCCAAGGACGTGGGCCGCGCGGTCGACATCGCCGCCACCATTCCTCTGCCTGCACAGACGCACTTCAACATCGGTAGCGGCGAGGTGCTGACCTTCGTGGCGTTGGTCGCCGCCATCAAGGGAGTCCTCCCGACCCTGGAAGTCGAGATCCTGCCCGGCCCGCCGCCCCCGCTACAGGTGAAGCAACCCATGGACCACGCTCTGGCCCGGAACGTGCTGGGATGGGAGCCGCAATACACCGTGGAAGAGGCGTTCAAGGACTTTGTGGCGGACCTGGAGTAG
- a CDS encoding amidohydrolase family protein, with product MRDGLRILDSDMHVFEPHDLYLTYMNPKWGDRIPRGEVRGKREDKGLTLHGMTRYVLGDGTPIRPPGKAVHFHEQRQKDAYIKPASQNYNNFSQVEAMEVEGLDVAVQFRTAPLHTNEDFEPDYANDLCKAWNDWMYDFCGADRSRLKGSALITLHDVDLAVKEARRAVRELGAIGLSLCPEPINGHHIHDRHFDPLWAEAIDLDVPICFHPPARPNQIQVARRFEGHPNEDLLVNPLRNPVELILAVSAFCAGGVLEKFPKLRVAFLEGNCSWLPWLMYRLDEYCELQGAMAEIPLRKKPSEYFREQCFISADVDEALVVSVIDYMGDDNIVFSTDYPHIDSRWPDAVSTFQSIPGLKKESLEKILWTNCARLYGLD from the coding sequence ATGAGAGACGGTTTGCGCATACTCGACAGCGACATGCACGTGTTCGAGCCCCACGATCTCTACCTGACCTACATGAATCCCAAGTGGGGCGACCGAATTCCGCGCGGCGAGGTGCGGGGCAAACGCGAGGACAAGGGCCTGACACTGCACGGCATGACACGCTATGTGCTGGGCGATGGCACGCCGATCCGCCCTCCTGGAAAAGCCGTGCACTTCCACGAGCAGCGCCAGAAGGACGCCTACATCAAGCCGGCGAGCCAGAACTACAACAACTTCTCGCAGGTGGAAGCCATGGAGGTGGAAGGACTCGACGTTGCCGTGCAGTTTCGCACCGCGCCGTTGCACACCAACGAGGACTTCGAGCCCGACTACGCCAACGATCTGTGCAAGGCCTGGAACGACTGGATGTACGACTTCTGCGGCGCCGATAGATCGCGCCTCAAAGGCTCGGCGCTGATCACCTTGCACGACGTGGACCTCGCGGTGAAAGAAGCGCGCCGGGCGGTCAGGGAACTGGGGGCGATAGGGCTGTCGCTGTGCCCGGAACCCATCAACGGTCACCACATCCATGATCGGCACTTCGATCCGCTTTGGGCCGAGGCCATCGATCTGGACGTGCCCATCTGCTTCCATCCGCCGGCACGGCCCAACCAGATCCAGGTGGCCCGGCGCTTCGAGGGGCATCCCAACGAAGACCTGCTGGTGAACCCCCTGCGCAATCCGGTGGAGTTGATCCTGGCCGTCAGCGCCTTCTGCGCGGGCGGCGTGCTGGAGAAGTTCCCCAAGCTGCGCGTGGCTTTTCTCGAGGGCAACTGTAGCTGGCTCCCGTGGCTGATGTATCGCTTGGACGAGTACTGCGAGCTCCAGGGGGCGATGGCGGAGATCCCGTTGCGCAAGAAGCCCAGCGAATATTTCCGCGAGCAGTGCTTCATCTCCGCGGACGTGGACGAGGCACTGGTGGTGAGCGTCATCGACTACATGGGAGACGACAACATCGTCTTCTCCACGGACTACCCGCACATCGACTCGCGCTGGCCCGACGCCGTCTCCACCTTCCAGTCCATCCCCGGGCTCAAGAAGGAATCCCTGGAGAAGATCCTCTGGACCAACTGCGCGCGGCTGTACGGGTTGGATTAG
- a CDS encoding heterodisulfide reductase-related iron-sulfur binding cluster: protein MSSQLADFESSGNCIHCGLCIASCPTFLELGTEMDSPRGRIQLMRSLRDGSVPLDDTSVRHLDLCLGCRACETTCPSGVRYGSLIEGARGFIESRHRRSWLERMKRGLLNRAFPNPTIMKAFGWTVRSMTRLGLRRLAGTKLLPAFVRRSLRYLPEPEAPFRSVNLPEVTAPAGPVRHRVGLLAGCVMQSLFGDTHASTVRLLTQHGCEVRVPAGAGCCGALPLHNGDRERGLALARRTIAAFDALDVEAVLTNAAGCGAAMREYGAHFKDDATYRPGAERVAAKVRDVAEFLHALPDFAPTRNVNIKVAYHDACHLLNGQGVEAQPRELLKNIPGIEWIDLHEADVCCGSAGTYNLTEPELAGRLAARKARNVMATGADVLVTGNPGCILQIRAALREQGSSIRVVHTADFLAQAYVSGPAARDSAGAPETE from the coding sequence ATGAGTTCACAACTCGCTGATTTCGAAAGCTCCGGAAACTGTATTCATTGCGGGCTCTGCATTGCGTCGTGCCCGACGTTTCTGGAGCTGGGGACCGAAATGGACTCGCCGCGGGGCCGCATCCAACTCATGCGCTCGCTCCGCGACGGGTCGGTGCCACTGGACGACACGAGCGTGCGGCACCTGGATCTGTGTCTCGGTTGCCGCGCGTGCGAGACCACGTGTCCCTCCGGCGTGCGCTATGGGAGCCTCATCGAAGGGGCGCGCGGGTTCATCGAATCCCGCCACCGGCGCTCCTGGTTGGAACGAATGAAGCGGGGGCTCCTGAACCGCGCCTTTCCCAATCCGACGATCATGAAGGCATTCGGCTGGACGGTGCGCTCGATGACACGGCTCGGGCTTCGGCGTCTGGCCGGGACAAAGCTTCTGCCGGCGTTCGTCCGCCGCTCACTGCGATACCTGCCCGAGCCGGAAGCGCCTTTCCGGTCCGTGAACCTTCCCGAAGTGACGGCGCCGGCCGGTCCGGTGCGGCACCGGGTGGGCCTGCTGGCCGGGTGCGTCATGCAGAGCCTGTTCGGCGACACGCATGCCAGCACGGTGCGGCTGCTGACGCAGCACGGGTGCGAGGTCCGGGTTCCGGCAGGTGCGGGATGCTGTGGCGCCTTGCCGTTGCACAACGGTGACCGGGAGCGGGGTCTGGCGCTGGCGCGCCGGACCATCGCCGCGTTCGATGCGCTGGATGTCGAAGCGGTGCTGACCAACGCGGCCGGTTGCGGTGCGGCCATGCGGGAGTACGGCGCGCATTTCAAGGACGATGCCACGTATCGCCCAGGGGCCGAACGTGTTGCCGCCAAGGTGCGCGATGTGGCAGAGTTCCTTCATGCGTTGCCCGACTTCGCGCCCACAAGGAACGTGAACATCAAGGTGGCTTATCATGACGCGTGCCACCTGCTGAACGGGCAGGGCGTGGAGGCGCAGCCGCGTGAGCTTCTCAAGAACATCCCCGGTATCGAGTGGATCGACCTCCACGAAGCGGATGTCTGTTGCGGCAGCGCGGGGACCTACAATCTCACGGAACCGGAGCTGGCCGGCAGACTGGCCGCACGGAAGGCCAGGAACGTGATGGCGACCGGGGCGGACGTGCTCGTGACCGGGAATCCGGGCTGCATCCTGCAGATCCGGGCCGCCCTGCGAGAGCAAGGATCTTCCATTCGCGTCGTGCATACCGCGGACTTCCTGGCGCAGGCTTATGTCAGCGGGCCGGCGGCGCGGGATTCAGCCGGCGCACCCGAAACGGAGTAA